A single window of Oscillatoria sp. FACHB-1406 DNA harbors:
- a CDS encoding FAD-binding oxidoreductase, with amino-acid sequence MRTSRKSNWEPEKIATILERPDFKLTDRAALASEWQQRLQSATLADPPLYFVSPATREDLSEILQQCDRHAWPVLPCGSGSKLNWGGLLTQPVALALSTQRLDRIIEYAIGDLTATVEAGVKLADLQTLLARHGQFLPLYPTAPESTTIGGLVATADTWRHRYGGARDSILGLSFARADGQIAKAGGRVVKNVAGYDLMKLFTGSYGSLGIITQVTFRTYPLPPDSATLVLSGDSDDIARVAQTLIASNLAPVQADVLSRAVTRASGWKEGLSIVARFQSIPESVREQCAQLEAIGKQCSLQAQNYRDAEEVALWERLQELIRNPASPDAVTCKIGVAPADAVEFCDRADSISEQRSLTALHLGVGLGRLQLEGENPLPALKQLRQLCQEKQGFLTILEAPARLKQQIEPWGYTGNALTLMNKIKQQFDPKNILSPGRY; translated from the coding sequence ATGAGAACGAGTAGAAAGTCAAACTGGGAACCCGAAAAAATTGCAACGATCCTCGAACGACCGGACTTTAAGCTGACCGATCGGGCGGCTTTAGCATCGGAATGGCAACAACGTCTCCAAAGCGCTACGTTAGCCGATCCTCCCCTCTATTTCGTCTCGCCTGCTACGAGGGAGGATTTGAGCGAGATCTTACAACAGTGCGATCGCCACGCATGGCCGGTACTGCCCTGCGGTAGCGGCAGCAAACTCAACTGGGGCGGACTCCTCACCCAGCCCGTTGCCCTCGCCCTCAGCACCCAACGCCTCGATCGCATTATCGAATATGCGATCGGAGATCTCACCGCCACTGTTGAAGCCGGAGTCAAACTCGCCGACTTACAAACTCTCCTCGCCCGCCACGGTCAATTCCTCCCCCTCTATCCCACCGCCCCGGAAAGCACCACCATTGGCGGTTTAGTCGCCACAGCCGACACTTGGCGGCATCGCTACGGCGGCGCGCGCGACTCGATTTTAGGGCTGAGTTTTGCCCGCGCTGACGGACAAATCGCTAAAGCGGGCGGGCGCGTCGTTAAAAACGTTGCCGGTTACGACTTAATGAAGCTTTTTACGGGTTCCTACGGCAGTCTCGGCATCATCACGCAAGTGACATTTCGCACCTACCCCCTCCCGCCCGATTCCGCCACGTTAGTCTTAAGCGGAGATAGCGACGACATCGCCCGCGTTGCCCAAACTTTAATTGCCTCTAACCTCGCGCCCGTGCAAGCCGATGTTCTGTCTCGCGCGGTAACTCGCGCCTCGGGCTGGAAAGAAGGGTTGAGTATTGTCGCTCGCTTCCAAAGTATTCCCGAAAGCGTCCGAGAACAGTGCGCCCAACTCGAAGCAATCGGCAAGCAATGCAGCTTGCAAGCTCAGAATTATCGCGATGCGGAGGAGGTTGCATTATGGGAGCGATTGCAAGAACTGATTCGCAATCCTGCCTCGCCGGACGCTGTAACTTGTAAGATTGGGGTAGCGCCTGCTGATGCTGTGGAATTTTGCGATCGCGCCGACTCCATTTCCGAGCAGCGTTCCTTAACTGCCCTTCATCTCGGTGTCGGTTTGGGACGCTTGCAACTCGAAGGCGAAAATCCCCTACCAGCCCTCAAACAATTACGCCAACTCTGTCAAGAAAAACAAGGATTTCTGACGATTCTCGAAGCACCCGCTCGCCTCAAACAACAAATCGAACCTTGGGGATATACCGGCAATGCTTTAACGTTAATGAACAAAATCAAACAGCAATTTGACCCCAAAAATATATTGAGTCCGGGACGATATTAA